The following are from one region of the Pantoea cypripedii genome:
- a CDS encoding LysR family transcriptional regulator: METAQLSYFILACQFRNHAEAATYSQVPPSTMSENNHALERELGLTLFQRGPHGHYPTEAARWLYQVVEPLLQAVQAAQGIVAQPDLLSLRYLDVTSPLQFMVGHLARTTSLAIAALMRSMPGVVARAHFALSRPPYIHVLDKHQGNEQPDVVLNYAANADEPDGAVILRDEWISLAGPALGKAPGASTLTFEALRSAPLYVPPLDPVQLAQIRHYCRAHDLPPPRVIEEDVGTFERLSREQQPFHLLAPRSLVAASAERSTLRPQRLPVDLAAVIVAHFSAGDEVAACFVEHLRAIITTDNPVIAYKPGITIRQLRYFLAVSERLNVTATARQLHVAQPALSSQISKLEATLGMTLFQRSRKGLIPCDSAHLLRDLMRPALLACEGITAAASYYAACREERLTIGITPVSNHDAPLAQGLALTIAAWTQRYPSVKLRITEGSAETLRCWVESGEVGFAIVAGEGDLSRVDALGVISRAQHPISKPGAITLSEALKLPLVLPGPEVDLRQQLNKAAAEIAASVTPAIEVGSQSLILALVKQMPLAAIMPASAVTRLVAEGVLQFNPICAPHLTYGLSFLCPDNRTLTQMEQDLLALLGEYLQLEPNQL; this comes from the coding sequence TTGGAAACCGCCCAGCTCTCGTATTTCATTTTGGCATGTCAGTTTCGTAATCATGCTGAAGCAGCAACGTATTCACAGGTGCCGCCTTCGACCATGAGTGAGAATAACCATGCACTGGAGCGTGAGCTGGGATTAACCCTGTTTCAGCGTGGCCCGCACGGGCATTACCCCACGGAGGCGGCCCGCTGGCTCTATCAGGTGGTCGAGCCGTTGTTGCAGGCGGTCCAGGCTGCACAGGGGATAGTGGCGCAGCCGGATTTGCTCTCCCTGCGTTATCTGGATGTGACCTCGCCCTTACAATTTATGGTCGGGCATCTTGCCCGTACCACCAGCCTGGCCATCGCGGCGTTAATGCGCTCAATGCCGGGGGTGGTGGCGCGTGCTCACTTCGCCCTGAGTCGCCCTCCTTATATCCATGTGCTTGATAAACACCAGGGCAATGAGCAACCAGACGTGGTGCTGAATTACGCCGCCAATGCTGATGAACCTGATGGCGCGGTAATTTTGCGGGATGAATGGATTTCCCTCGCCGGTCCGGCTCTGGGCAAAGCCCCTGGTGCCAGCACCCTCACTTTTGAGGCGTTGCGCAGTGCGCCGCTGTATGTGCCGCCGCTGGATCCCGTACAACTGGCGCAAATCCGCCATTACTGCCGCGCGCATGATTTACCACCACCGAGGGTGATTGAAGAAGATGTCGGCACATTTGAGCGACTCTCACGAGAACAGCAACCCTTTCATCTGCTGGCACCGCGCAGTCTGGTGGCGGCCAGTGCCGAACGTTCCACTCTGCGGCCCCAGCGTTTGCCGGTTGATCTGGCGGCGGTGATTGTTGCCCATTTTAGCGCGGGGGATGAGGTTGCGGCCTGTTTTGTTGAGCATCTGCGCGCCATCATTACGACTGACAATCCCGTCATCGCTTACAAACCTGGTATCACCATCAGGCAGCTCCGTTACTTTCTTGCTGTCTCGGAACGTTTAAATGTGACAGCGACTGCCCGGCAATTGCATGTCGCCCAACCGGCGTTATCAAGTCAAATCAGTAAACTGGAGGCGACGCTGGGGATGACGCTTTTTCAGCGCAGCCGCAAAGGCCTGATCCCCTGTGATTCGGCACATCTGCTGCGTGACCTGATGCGCCCGGCGCTGCTTGCCTGTGAAGGCATCACCGCCGCAGCGAGCTACTATGCCGCCTGTCGCGAAGAACGCCTGACGATCGGCATCACTCCTGTCAGCAACCATGACGCACCGCTGGCGCAGGGTCTCGCGCTGACTATCGCAGCATGGACGCAACGCTATCCCAGCGTGAAACTCCGCATCACAGAAGGATCGGCAGAAACGTTGCGGTGTTGGGTGGAGTCTGGCGAAGTCGGATTTGCCATCGTAGCAGGTGAGGGTGATTTGTCGCGCGTGGATGCACTTGGGGTGATATCCCGTGCACAGCACCCCATCAGCAAACCGGGTGCTATCACGCTGTCCGAGGCACTCAAACTCCCGCTGGTGTTGCCTGGACCTGAGGTGGATTTACGGCAGCAACTGAATAAAGCCGCTGCGGAGATTGCGGCCAGCGTCACACCCGCCATAGAAGTCGGCTCGCAGTCGCTGATTCTCGCCCTGGTTAAACAGATGCCGCTGGCTGCCATCATGCCAGCGTCAGCTGTCACCCGGCTGGTGGCAGAGGGCGTGCTGCAATTTAACCCCATCTGCGCTCCCCACCTTACCTATGGCCTATCCTTTCTCTGCCCGGATAACCGCACACTGACGCAGATGGAGCAGGATCTGCTGGCGCTGCTGGGTGAATATCTCCAGCTGGAGCCGAATCAGCTTTGA
- a CDS encoding SDR family NAD(P)-dependent oxidoreductase yields the protein MDTKGKVYIVTGSATGVGAATVLQLAQRGARLVINFTRSQEEAAQTAAACEAYGAEVELIQADVAQDDQCRRLVNAAIERWGRLDGLVNNAGVTVKSDPFDLETLSADDFQRVFGVNVVGCYQMCRAALPWLRESQGSVVNVSSHVAFTGGGSSLAYTASKGAINALTLALARTLAPEVRVNAVCPGVIDTRWMRNAMGEDAYASFAERQASMTPLGRVATAEDVAQAIVWLLQGADFITGELLCVDGGFRLMGGLRKTAAGSVS from the coding sequence ATGGATACAAAAGGCAAAGTTTACATTGTGACGGGATCGGCAACGGGTGTGGGTGCCGCGACTGTACTGCAACTGGCACAACGCGGTGCCAGGCTTGTCATCAATTTTACCCGCAGTCAGGAAGAGGCCGCGCAGACGGCTGCGGCCTGCGAGGCATACGGTGCCGAAGTTGAACTGATACAGGCGGATGTTGCGCAGGATGATCAATGCCGCAGGCTCGTCAATGCAGCGATTGAACGCTGGGGTCGCCTTGATGGCCTGGTCAACAATGCTGGCGTCACCGTGAAATCCGATCCCTTCGACCTCGAAACCCTGTCAGCGGATGATTTCCAGCGAGTGTTCGGCGTCAATGTGGTTGGCTGCTATCAGATGTGCAGAGCGGCGTTACCCTGGCTGCGCGAAAGCCAGGGTTCCGTGGTGAATGTATCGTCGCATGTGGCGTTCACCGGTGGCGGAAGTTCACTGGCGTACACCGCGTCAAAAGGGGCGATTAACGCCCTGACTCTGGCACTGGCGCGAACACTGGCTCCTGAAGTGCGGGTTAACGCCGTGTGTCCTGGCGTGATCGATACCCGCTGGATGCGTAATGCGATGGGGGAGGATGCCTATGCGAGCTTCGCGGAACGTCAGGCCTCGATGACACCGCTGGGTCGGGTGGCGACCGCTGAAGATGTCGCCCAGGCCATCGTGTGGTTGCTACAGGGCGCTGACTTTATTACCGGTGAGCTGCTGTGTGTCGATGGCGGATTCCGGTTGATGGGCGGTCTTCGTAAGACTGCTGCCGGGAGTGTAAGTTAA
- a CDS encoding MaoC family dehydratase: MSLHADDLFAYAIPVTHARVTTRDALLYALSTGYATRPLDPQQLRYSYGPDPIAALTLANVVAHPGPWMRDAGVNWSGVVHAEQRLIIHREMPLDQDLVCTSRMVSVVDKGAEKGMFASYQRTLTTADAGVVIATIIQTDACRFDGGCGSQGTPPPALLRVPEREADKVVDIVIPPDAALLYRLNGDFNPLHADPAFARSAGFERPILHGLCTLGHAGRVVADWVAQNDGRTLQAIDARFTAVVFPGDRLTVEQWIENAQVRFRVRAPERNSTVIDCGTALLPSAARSGDH, encoded by the coding sequence ATGTCACTCCATGCTGATGACCTGTTCGCCTATGCTATCCCGGTCACGCATGCTCGCGTGACCACCAGGGACGCGTTGCTCTATGCGCTATCGACAGGTTATGCGACGCGACCACTCGACCCACAGCAGTTACGTTATAGCTATGGTCCCGATCCCATCGCCGCGCTGACCCTTGCCAATGTTGTCGCCCATCCCGGCCCGTGGATGCGCGATGCAGGTGTGAACTGGAGTGGTGTGGTTCACGCCGAGCAACGGTTAATCATTCATCGTGAAATGCCACTCGACCAGGACCTGGTCTGCACTTCCCGCATGGTCAGCGTTGTCGATAAAGGGGCTGAAAAGGGGATGTTTGCCAGTTACCAACGCACTCTTACCACTGCCGATGCAGGTGTGGTGATTGCGACGATCATCCAGACCGACGCCTGTCGATTCGATGGGGGCTGTGGCTCGCAGGGGACGCCGCCTCCGGCATTATTGCGTGTTCCCGAACGTGAGGCCGATAAGGTTGTGGACATTGTTATACCTCCGGATGCCGCACTCCTTTACCGCCTGAACGGTGACTTCAATCCACTGCATGCCGATCCTGCGTTTGCCCGGTCTGCCGGTTTTGAACGACCGATTCTGCACGGGCTTTGCACCCTTGGTCATGCGGGGCGTGTGGTCGCTGACTGGGTTGCGCAAAACGACGGGAGAACACTGCAAGCGATAGATGCCCGCTTCACGGCCGTGGTCTTTCCTGGCGATCGGCTTACGGTAGAACAGTGGATTGAAAATGCCCAGGTTCGTTTCAGAGTGCGCGCACCCGAGCGTAACAGCACGGTGATCGATTGTGGCACAGCGCTTCTGCCATCCGCAGCCCGTAGCGGCGATCATTAA
- a CDS encoding UbiD family decarboxylase translates to MVDQSLRAFMSSLEKTGELKRITRNVDAKFEIAAVLALRERGPAQLFANVSQSSMPVIGNLFNARARFAQALEIDASELDAVCLHALQNPVSPVMVADAPVQSVVHHAPFDLGALLPVPHWFEKESAPYITAGVIVAKDPETGRRNVSIARLRLEGGGRIMAGIAKNHHLAMLAEKAQQRGHALEIAVAIGNHAAVLLGSQMYVGLGDDEFDIAGGLLGEGVELVKCKTVDLEVPAHAEIVLEGELYPSDLIEEGAVSEFPGFYVYYGPGIGGEIKCVTHRQDALYQAILPGYAAEHCLLGAVAIGATLTRDLQRSIASVRRVLITEGGMGRLHAVISMHRPRAGEGKRAVLLAMGLVNLLKNIIVVEDDVDIEDPRQVEWSLAARFRGHEDLIVLPGVKADRCDPVHENLTVTKIGMVATTRPGDGEPGGRSEFVRPPADIYERVRQNLADY, encoded by the coding sequence GTGGTAGACCAAAGCCTACGTGCATTTATGTCCAGCCTGGAAAAGACCGGCGAATTAAAACGCATTACCCGCAACGTCGATGCAAAATTTGAAATCGCGGCGGTGCTTGCCCTGCGTGAACGTGGTCCGGCGCAGCTGTTTGCCAATGTCAGTCAGAGTTCCATGCCGGTCATCGGTAATCTCTTCAACGCGCGCGCCCGTTTTGCCCAGGCGCTGGAGATTGATGCCAGCGAACTCGATGCCGTTTGCCTGCATGCCCTGCAAAATCCTGTCAGCCCAGTCATGGTTGCAGATGCGCCAGTGCAATCCGTCGTTCATCATGCCCCTTTCGATTTAGGCGCATTGCTGCCAGTCCCCCATTGGTTCGAAAAAGAGAGCGCCCCCTATATCACCGCCGGTGTCATTGTGGCGAAAGATCCCGAAACCGGCCGCCGCAATGTCTCTATTGCCCGCTTACGTCTGGAAGGCGGTGGTCGCATCATGGCCGGGATTGCGAAGAACCATCATCTCGCCATGCTGGCGGAGAAGGCGCAGCAACGAGGCCATGCCCTCGAAATCGCTGTCGCCATTGGTAATCATGCGGCGGTGCTGCTGGGGTCACAAATGTATGTGGGCCTCGGCGACGACGAGTTTGATATTGCCGGTGGTTTGCTGGGCGAAGGCGTTGAACTGGTCAAATGCAAGACGGTTGATCTGGAAGTCCCCGCTCATGCGGAAATCGTTCTTGAGGGTGAGCTGTACCCGAGCGACTTGATCGAAGAAGGCGCAGTCTCCGAGTTTCCTGGATTCTATGTTTATTATGGGCCAGGCATCGGCGGCGAAATTAAGTGCGTTACGCATCGGCAGGATGCGCTCTACCAGGCCATCCTGCCCGGTTATGCTGCCGAACATTGCCTGCTGGGCGCGGTTGCCATCGGTGCCACCCTCACACGCGATCTGCAACGTTCGATCGCCTCCGTCAGGCGGGTGCTGATCACTGAAGGCGGCATGGGACGCCTGCATGCGGTGATTTCCATGCATCGCCCGCGCGCCGGTGAGGGCAAACGCGCCGTGTTGCTGGCGATGGGCTTAGTGAATCTGCTCAAGAACATCATTGTGGTTGAGGATGACGTCGATATTGAAGACCCGCGTCAGGTGGAGTGGTCGCTGGCGGCGCGCTTCCGTGGTCATGAGGATTTGATTGTGCTACCGGGCGTGAAGGCCGATCGCTGCGATCCGGTGCATGAGAACCTGACCGTAACCAAGATTGGCATGGTCGCAACCACCCGGCCAGGAGATGGCGAGCCAGGGGGCCGTTCAGAATTCGTACGCCCCCCTGCCGATATATACGAACGTGTACGTCAAAACCTGGCAGATTATTAA
- a CDS encoding CaiB/BaiF CoA transferase family protein: protein MAEKVGPLNGVTVVDFTRMLAGPFCSATLADLGAEIIKIEPPHGDDQRGIGAMKDGLSVSFELLNRNKRSLRLDLKQEEGRRIALQLAAEADVVLENFRPGVADKLGVGYEAVRERRPDTIYCSISGFGQVGPMARAPSYDVVAQALSGLMSITGQPDGDPTLVGDSIGDILAGIYAAMAIPVALYRRATTGQGSRIDVAMFDSLFSLLPTALAKWQVTGLSPERVGNRHPLTAPFGAFMAADGPFMLAVANDKLFSTLASAMGQPELAQDPLFATDPARFVNRDALTTVIETWAGQLTTHDVVAQLTRFGLPASTVWTVEEAANSEQVASRNLISGVEHPVLGPLSLPEQPVHLSGSERGQQKRAPHLGEDGAAILAERLGCSAEEIAVLRSSGVI from the coding sequence ATGGCAGAAAAGGTGGGTCCCCTTAATGGTGTGACCGTGGTTGATTTCACGCGCATGCTTGCTGGCCCGTTTTGCTCAGCGACCCTTGCCGATTTAGGCGCAGAGATCATCAAGATTGAGCCGCCGCACGGCGACGATCAGCGTGGCATTGGTGCGATGAAAGACGGGCTAAGTGTCAGTTTCGAACTGCTTAACCGCAACAAACGCAGCCTGAGACTCGATCTCAAGCAGGAAGAGGGCAGACGTATTGCCCTGCAACTCGCGGCAGAAGCGGATGTCGTGCTGGAAAACTTCCGCCCTGGCGTTGCGGATAAGTTGGGTGTCGGTTATGAGGCGGTTCGGGAACGCCGTCCGGATACGATTTATTGCTCGATCTCGGGCTTTGGCCAGGTCGGTCCGATGGCCAGGGCACCCAGCTATGACGTGGTTGCGCAGGCGCTATCGGGACTGATGAGTATCACCGGTCAACCGGACGGTGATCCAACCCTGGTCGGTGATTCCATTGGTGACATCCTGGCAGGCATTTATGCCGCGATGGCGATTCCCGTCGCGCTATATCGGCGGGCAACAACCGGGCAGGGTAGCCGGATCGATGTTGCCATGTTTGATTCATTGTTCAGCCTGCTGCCGACGGCGCTGGCTAAATGGCAGGTAACGGGTTTGTCGCCTGAAAGAGTGGGTAATCGCCATCCGCTAACCGCACCTTTTGGTGCCTTTATGGCGGCGGACGGTCCTTTCATGCTGGCGGTGGCGAATGACAAGTTGTTCAGCACCTTAGCCAGTGCAATGGGACAACCCGAGCTGGCGCAGGATCCGCTTTTTGCCACCGATCCGGCACGTTTTGTCAATCGTGATGCGCTGACAACGGTCATTGAGACCTGGGCTGGGCAGCTGACCACTCACGACGTTGTCGCGCAGCTTACCCGTTTTGGCTTACCGGCCTCCACGGTGTGGACGGTGGAAGAGGCCGCCAATAGTGAACAGGTTGCCTCTCGCAACCTGATTTCAGGGGTTGAACATCCGGTCCTTGGCCCCTTGTCCCTGCCTGAACAGCCGGTTCATTTATCGGGTTCTGAACGCGGCCAGCAAAAACGTGCGCCGCACCTCGGAGAGGATGGCGCTGCAATTCTTGCTGAACGTTTGGGGTGTTCTGCCGAGGAGATCGCAGTGCTGCGATCCTCTGGCGTGATTTAA
- a CDS encoding ABC transporter substrate-binding protein: MKKRVIALFSACAFILMPWAASYAASTTTSITVGSADFPESQLLATIYAKALSAKGITVKTRMSIGSREVYMPALLDGSIDLLPEYTGAALSYLKKNPAAHTPDEVAAGLKAALPKGITMLTPSQAQDADAVVVTRATADKYQLKTLADLAPVADKIVLGGSPEWKTRTEGLLGLEKVYGLKFKDYKALGIGPITLTALLNGRIQAAELTSTDPAIASKNLVVLDDVKSLFMSQNIVPIIAESKVSDTVSQTLNAVSAALTTADLTRMNERLANYDSFDVVASDWLKAHNLN, from the coding sequence ATGAAAAAAAGAGTGATAGCATTATTCAGTGCCTGTGCATTTATATTAATGCCCTGGGCCGCGAGCTATGCCGCAAGCACGACCACTTCAATTACCGTCGGCTCAGCCGATTTCCCGGAAAGTCAGTTGCTCGCCACTATTTATGCCAAAGCGTTATCTGCAAAAGGTATTACGGTGAAAACACGCATGAGCATTGGCAGCCGCGAAGTTTATATGCCGGCATTACTGGATGGGTCCATTGATCTGTTGCCGGAATATACCGGAGCCGCACTGAGTTATCTGAAAAAAAATCCTGCTGCCCATACGCCCGATGAAGTCGCTGCGGGTTTAAAGGCGGCTTTACCTAAAGGGATCACCATGCTGACCCCATCGCAGGCTCAGGATGCTGATGCGGTGGTGGTGACGCGCGCCACGGCAGATAAATACCAACTGAAAACCCTCGCTGACCTGGCCCCGGTGGCGGACAAGATTGTCTTAGGCGGATCACCTGAGTGGAAAACCCGTACTGAAGGGTTGCTCGGCCTGGAAAAGGTCTACGGTCTGAAGTTTAAGGATTACAAGGCACTGGGTATCGGGCCGATCACCCTGACAGCTTTGCTCAACGGGCGAATTCAGGCGGCAGAACTCACCTCAACCGATCCCGCCATCGCCAGCAAAAACCTGGTGGTACTGGACGACGTTAAATCGTTGTTTATGTCACAAAACATTGTGCCGATTATCGCGGAAAGCAAAGTGAGTGACACGGTGAGCCAAACGCTGAATGCGGTATCCGCCGCCCTGACCACGGCCGATCTCACCCGCATGAACGAACGCCTCGCAAACTATGACAGTTTCGATGTGGTAGCCAGCGACTGGCTGAAAGCCCACAACCTTAATTGA
- a CDS encoding HAL/PAL/TAL family ammonia-lyase, with protein MTTSTIVLDAVPLTADAVAAIARRGAKLVLGNEALNRIRQGRGLVERFAAQQKPVYGLNTGLGASVDTKLAAADLIAFQRSVTHSHSAGVGPMLPVEAVRALLTARISGMAAGGTGASENVISGLLAALNAGVHPVIPSWGSIGAADLLPLGHLAKALQGHGNAEYQGRIMPATEALALAGLPLIDLREKDGHAMVVANSLSTGTACLVLEDVQRFIDWSLAAVALNYEGFRSQLTAIDAAALAARPAFGQQEIGKRLRSLLSGSDLWRDGAARRLQDPLSYRCVPQVWGGLIHALEQARQATEIELGSSGDNPVILASSERIVSNGNFDLTAFSLAWEQVGQALAHCAAGIANRCLRLMSPAAAELPRFLSASGQSRAGYAELQKPLAALEAEIRHLANPISITPLAVSDGIEDQASMAPRVVAKVQAIIERLRYLVAIELMSGAVAVELRGVVDVLGDGPRRAYEMVRQWVPPMEEDRELSTDMENIYQLVSGACPIGENHTQLSDANLTHSE; from the coding sequence ATGACTACGTCAACCATCGTCCTTGACGCTGTCCCACTCACTGCTGATGCGGTGGCTGCTATTGCCCGTCGCGGGGCAAAGCTGGTATTGGGAAACGAAGCACTTAACCGAATCCGCCAGGGCCGTGGCCTGGTTGAGCGATTCGCGGCGCAACAGAAACCGGTGTACGGGCTGAACACCGGGCTGGGTGCCAGCGTTGATACCAAACTGGCCGCCGCCGATCTCATCGCCTTCCAGCGCAGTGTCACCCATAGCCACAGCGCGGGTGTTGGCCCAATGTTGCCGGTGGAAGCGGTGCGAGCGCTGCTGACGGCGCGCATCTCCGGCATGGCCGCAGGTGGTACCGGTGCCTCGGAAAACGTGATTTCCGGCTTGCTGGCGGCGCTGAATGCCGGGGTCCATCCGGTCATTCCTTCCTGGGGATCCATCGGCGCTGCAGATCTGTTACCGCTGGGACATCTGGCTAAAGCGTTGCAGGGACATGGCAATGCTGAATACCAGGGTCGTATCATGCCCGCCACAGAAGCGCTGGCGCTGGCTGGACTGCCACTGATTGATCTGCGAGAGAAAGATGGTCATGCGATGGTGGTGGCAAACAGCCTGTCAACCGGCACCGCCTGCCTGGTGCTTGAAGATGTGCAGCGGTTTATTGACTGGTCGCTGGCGGCGGTAGCCCTCAACTATGAAGGATTCCGTTCACAGCTCACCGCTATCGATGCTGCGGCCCTCGCGGCTCGTCCGGCTTTCGGCCAGCAGGAAATTGGCAAACGCCTGCGCAGCCTGTTATCCGGCAGCGATTTGTGGCGCGATGGCGCAGCACGGCGTCTCCAGGATCCGCTGAGTTATCGCTGTGTGCCACAGGTCTGGGGTGGGTTGATCCACGCCCTCGAACAGGCACGACAGGCCACGGAGATCGAGCTGGGGAGCTCAGGTGATAACCCGGTGATTCTGGCCTCCAGTGAACGCATCGTATCGAATGGCAATTTTGACCTGACCGCATTTTCTCTGGCGTGGGAACAGGTGGGGCAAGCGCTGGCGCATTGCGCTGCGGGTATTGCCAACCGTTGTTTGCGCCTGATGTCGCCAGCTGCGGCTGAACTGCCACGTTTCCTGTCAGCCAGTGGACAAAGCCGGGCGGGCTACGCGGAATTACAAAAACCGCTGGCGGCGCTGGAAGCTGAAATCCGCCATCTCGCCAATCCGATATCGATCACCCCGCTGGCGGTTTCTGATGGTATCGAGGATCAGGCGTCGATGGCTCCCAGGGTGGTTGCCAAAGTGCAGGCGATTATCGAACGGCTGCGCTACCTGGTGGCGATCGAACTGATGAGTGGCGCAGTCGCCGTGGAATTACGTGGCGTGGTCGATGTGCTGGGTGACGGCCCGCGTCGTGCTTATGAGATGGTGCGCCAGTGGGTCCCGCCAATGGAAGAAGATCGGGAACTCAGCACCGACATGGAAAATATCTACCAACTGGTATCAGGAGCCTGCCCGATCGGCGAAAACCACACTCAGCTGAGTGATGCAAATTTAACGCATTCAGAATAA
- a CDS encoding UbiX family flavin prenyltransferase, with amino-acid sequence MQRIIIGISGASGVIYGVRMLQVLQQVAEVETHLVMSQAARQTLALETDFTLREVQALADVVHDQRDIAASISSGSFKTAGMVILPCSIKTLSGIAHSYTDGLLTRAADVVLKERRPLVLCVRETPLHIGHLRLLTQAAEMGAVIMPPVPAFYHRPQTLQEIVDQTVNRVLDQFDIALPQDLFTRWQGAY; translated from the coding sequence ATGCAGCGAATCATTATCGGTATTTCCGGTGCCAGCGGGGTTATTTACGGTGTGCGGATGTTGCAGGTGCTGCAACAGGTTGCCGAAGTGGAAACCCATCTGGTGATGAGCCAGGCCGCCCGACAGACTCTGGCGCTCGAAACGGATTTCACGCTACGTGAGGTGCAGGCGCTGGCTGATGTGGTCCATGATCAACGCGATATTGCCGCCAGTATCTCATCCGGTTCCTTCAAGACCGCCGGGATGGTGATTTTGCCCTGTTCGATTAAAACCCTGTCGGGGATCGCACACAGCTATACCGATGGTCTGCTGACACGGGCAGCGGATGTGGTGCTGAAAGAGCGCCGCCCACTGGTGCTGTGCGTGCGGGAAACGCCTTTGCATATCGGGCACCTGCGTCTGCTGACCCAGGCCGCAGAGATGGGGGCGGTGATCATGCCGCCCGTGCCAGCCTTTTATCATCGACCGCAAACCTTGCAGGAAATCGTGGATCAAACCGTCAACCGCGTGCTGGATCAGTTTGATATCGCGCTACCGCAGGATCTGTTTACCCGCTGGCAGGGTGCTTATTGA